The window GCAACGCTGTCTACCTTGGCCAGGGTGATCAGCGGCTCGGCAACGCGGCGCAGTTCTTTGGCTTTTGGCAGAGTGGTTTTGATCAGCTCGTGCTCGAACAGCGACACAGCCATGTTTTGGAACATGGCCTTGCGGTGCGAGCTGGTGCGGCTCAGGTGACGTCCACTTTTACGATGACGCATGGTTCATTCCTTACCAAACACTACGTTCGGTGATTACGACGATCAGGCAGTCGCCTTGTCGTCCTTCTTAAGACTTGCCGGCGGCCAGTTATCGAGGCGCATGCCGAGGGACAGACCGCGGGAGGCCAGAACATCCTTGATTTCAGTCAGGGATTTCTTGCCCAGGTTCGGAGTCTTCAACAGCTCTACTTCGGTACGCTGAATCAGGTCGCCGATGTAGTAGATGTTTTCCGCCTTAAGGCAGTTAGCCGAACGTACAGTCAGTTCCAGATCGTCAACCGGGCGAAGCAGGATCGGATCGATCTCGTCTTCCTGTTCGACAACCACTGGCTCACTGTCACCCTTGAGGTCGACGAACGCAGCCAACTGCTGTTGCAGGATGGTTGCAGCACGACGGATGGCCTCTTCAGGATCCAGGGTACCGTTGGTTTCCAGATCAATAACCAGTTTGTCCAGGTTGGTACGCTGTTCGACACGGGCGTTTTCCACCACGTAGGCGATACGGCGAACCGGGCTGAACGAAGAGTCGAGCTGCAAGCGACCGATGCTGCGGCTTTCGTCTTCATCGCTCTGACGCGAGTCTGCTGGTTCATAGCCACGACCACGAGCTACGGTGAGCTTCATGTTCAAGGCGCCATTGGACGCCAGGTTGGCGATTACGTGATCGGGGTTAACGATCTCGACATCATGATCCAGCTGAATATCGGCAGCGGTAACCACCCCCGAACCCTTCTTCGACAAGGTCAGCGTAACTTCGTCACGGCCGTGCAGC of the Pseudomonas vanderleydeniana genome contains:
- a CDS encoding DNA-directed RNA polymerase subunit alpha; the protein is MQISVNEFLTPRHIDVQVVSPTRAKITLEPLERGFGHTLGNALRRILLSSMPGCAVVEAEIDGVLHEYSAIEGVQEDVIEILLNLKGLAIKLHGRDEVTLTLSKKGSGVVTAADIQLDHDVEIVNPDHVIANLASNGALNMKLTVARGRGYEPADSRQSDEDESRSIGRLQLDSSFSPVRRIAYVVENARVEQRTNLDKLVIDLETNGTLDPEEAIRRAATILQQQLAAFVDLKGDSEPVVVEQEDEIDPILLRPVDDLELTVRSANCLKAENIYYIGDLIQRTEVELLKTPNLGKKSLTEIKDVLASRGLSLGMRLDNWPPASLKKDDKATA